Proteins from one Flavobacterium sp. N2038 genomic window:
- a CDS encoding helix-turn-helix domain-containing protein, with protein MKSLNSFYKEITEGSAIEPSSLLPNDIQKEIGHFNVFDIKELLERMQGKSAMPYDRRAYYKISLIKGKNRAEYADKIIEIEKQGLLFATPKIPYNYLPQDTNQSGQFCVFTSEFLSKNKSGIDLDGLPIFASDGYPIFQLTDEEVYEVELIFNKIQKEINSDYIYKYDLIRNYVAELIHFGQKLQPITALYSKHNSAARVSSLFAELLERQFPIESPNQKLELRTAKDFAERLSVHVNHLNKVLKENTGKTTTELITSRLTNEAKILLKQTDWNISEIAYSLGFEELAHFSNFFKKQTSYTPIAFRS; from the coding sequence ATGAAATCCCTCAATTCGTTTTACAAAGAGATTACCGAAGGTTCAGCTATTGAACCCAGTTCATTATTACCAAATGACATTCAAAAAGAAATTGGTCACTTTAATGTTTTTGATATTAAAGAACTTCTGGAACGCATGCAGGGAAAATCGGCGATGCCCTATGACAGAAGAGCTTACTATAAAATAAGCCTGATTAAAGGTAAAAACAGAGCAGAATATGCCGATAAAATAATCGAAATCGAAAAACAGGGATTGTTATTTGCAACTCCCAAAATTCCCTACAATTATCTCCCACAAGACACCAATCAATCAGGACAGTTTTGTGTTTTTACAAGCGAGTTTTTATCCAAAAATAAAAGCGGAATTGATTTAGACGGACTTCCTATTTTTGCTTCAGACGGTTATCCTATTTTTCAACTTACCGACGAGGAAGTTTACGAAGTTGAATTGATTTTCAATAAAATACAAAAAGAAATCAATTCTGATTATATTTATAAATACGATTTAATTCGAAATTATGTTGCAGAGTTAATTCACTTTGGACAAAAATTACAACCTATAACAGCACTTTATTCGAAACATAATTCTGCCGCAAGAGTTTCTTCATTGTTTGCTGAATTATTAGAAAGACAATTTCCTATTGAATCTCCAAATCAGAAACTTGAATTAAGAACGGCAAAGGATTTTGCTGAAAGATTATCCGTCCATGTCAATCATTTAAACAAAGTTTTAAAAGAAAACACCGGAAAAACAACCACCGAACTCATCACCAGCCGTTTGACCAACGAAGCCAAAATACTTTTAAAACAAACAGACTGGAATATCTCTGAAATCGCTTATTCGCTTGGTTTTGAAGAATTGGCGCACTTTTCTAATTTCTTTAAAAAACAAACCTCTTATACGCCGATTGCTTTTAGGAGTTAG
- a CDS encoding 2'-5' RNA ligase family protein, giving the protein MEKTYSVVFYSKTLVEPVKKLKDILRSKIKWYNSCNSEAHITICEFKIDESQLDSIKQKFSKISDTFTPFEVSLNHFDSFPNAGAFFIGVNEDSKNNLVPIMKKIHEALKFLNLKKSDNPHLSIGRRLTPENLKIATELFTTIKLQFECNEIVLREFDPVVKQFFVIDAFPFGSNPEPEFVQGSLF; this is encoded by the coding sequence ATGGAAAAAACGTATTCAGTTGTATTTTATTCTAAAACACTAGTTGAGCCAGTTAAAAAACTAAAAGACATTTTAAGAAGCAAAATCAAATGGTATAACAGCTGCAATTCTGAAGCACATATTACAATTTGTGAATTTAAAATTGATGAATCTCAACTTGATTCAATCAAACAAAAGTTTTCTAAAATTTCGGATACTTTTACGCCTTTCGAAGTGTCTTTAAATCACTTTGATTCTTTTCCGAATGCTGGTGCTTTTTTTATTGGAGTAAATGAAGATTCTAAAAATAATCTTGTTCCAATTATGAAAAAGATTCATGAAGCTTTAAAGTTTTTAAATCTTAAAAAAAGCGACAACCCTCACCTGTCAATTGGGCGAAGATTAACACCTGAAAATCTTAAAATTGCTACCGAACTTTTTACAACAATTAAGCTACAATTTGAATGCAATGAAATTGTTTTAAGAGAATTTGATCCAGTAGTAAAACAGTTTTTTGTAATTGATGCTTTTCCTTTTGGAAGCAATCCAGAACCTGAGTTTGTTCAAGGAAGTTTGTTTTAA
- a CDS encoding alpha/beta hydrolase, translating into MNAQNQIIPLWSKIPDEIQSSTYKEKETINDGVLQSTNFVTIPTLSVFLPTVSKPNQTAVIIFPGGGYSHLAIEKEGTKVAKWLNNLGIVAFVLKYRLPNDAIMKDKTIGPLQDAQEAVRYVRENATKWNIDTHKIGTIGFSAGGHLASTLATHFNDKTYETTSNTSARPDFSILIYPVISMQNEITHKGSQTSLLGKNPSQKLKDSFSGEKNVTAQTPPTFIVHATDDAAVIPENSINYYLALKKHEVACELHLYQNGGHGFGLGVKDTSKNWTIDCQEWLKSHNL; encoded by the coding sequence ATGAATGCGCAAAACCAGATAATTCCGCTATGGAGTAAAATCCCTGACGAGATACAATCCTCAACATATAAAGAGAAAGAAACCATTAACGACGGAGTGCTTCAAAGTACCAATTTTGTAACCATACCAACTTTGAGTGTTTTTCTTCCAACTGTTTCTAAACCAAATCAGACCGCTGTAATTATTTTTCCTGGAGGAGGATACTCACATCTTGCCATAGAAAAAGAAGGAACTAAAGTTGCAAAATGGCTTAATAATCTTGGTATAGTCGCATTTGTTTTAAAATACCGTTTGCCAAATGATGCAATAATGAAAGACAAAACTATTGGACCACTTCAGGACGCTCAGGAAGCTGTACGTTACGTAAGAGAAAATGCAACAAAATGGAATATAGACACCCATAAAATTGGAACTATCGGGTTTTCTGCCGGAGGGCATTTAGCCTCAACACTGGCAACACATTTTAATGATAAAACATATGAAACAACGTCAAATACAAGTGCCCGTCCCGATTTTTCAATTTTAATTTATCCCGTTATTTCAATGCAAAATGAAATAACACATAAAGGATCTCAGACCAGTTTACTCGGAAAAAACCCTTCGCAAAAATTAAAAGATTCATTCTCTGGCGAAAAGAATGTTACGGCTCAGACTCCACCAACTTTTATAGTCCATGCAACAGATGATGCAGCTGTTATTCCGGAGAACAGTATTAACTATTATCTGGCACTCAAAAAACATGAAGTTGCATGCGAGTTACATTTATATCAAAATGGCGGTCACGGTTTTGGTTTAGGCGTAAAAGACACGAGTAAAAACTGGACAATTGACTGTCAGGAATGGCTGAAAAGTCATAATTTATAA
- a CDS encoding MFS transporter, with product MNQSEAVIANQAVKSTGKYRWSICALLFFATTINYLDRQVLSLTWSDFIAPEFHWTNNDYGNITALFSIFYAVSLLFAGRFVDWLDTKKGFLWAIGIWSVGACLHAFCGIATSGIITGNWFVGFHGSKEIISAVSDTAMVINVSVALFIFARFVLAVGEAGNFPAAIKTTAEYFPKKDRAFATSIFNAGATVGALAAPITIPFIAKSFGWEMSFIIIGALGFIWMGFWMFMYDKPEKHARVTADELAYIQQDDIADSKLEGYVPETSSKVSLMECFKYKQTWAFAFGKFMTDGVWWFFLFWTPAYLSSVYNMDSTQAALPLFVLYMITLLSIIGGWLPTYFVEKKGMNPYEGRMRAMLIFAFFPLLALIAQPLGYISYWIPVIIIGIAGAAHQSWSANIFTTVGDMFPKKAIATITGIGGLAGGVGSTLINKGSGVLFDHAKETNMSFMGFKGIEAGYFIIFSICAVCYLTGWIVMKSLVPKYRPITDL from the coding sequence ATGAATCAATCAGAAGCCGTTATTGCAAATCAAGCCGTAAAATCTACAGGAAAATATCGTTGGAGTATCTGCGCGCTGCTCTTTTTTGCTACTACAATTAATTATCTTGACAGACAAGTTCTTTCGTTAACATGGAGTGATTTTATTGCACCGGAATTTCACTGGACCAATAATGACTATGGAAACATAACTGCTTTGTTTTCTATTTTTTATGCTGTATCACTTTTGTTTGCTGGTAGATTTGTAGATTGGTTAGATACTAAAAAAGGCTTTCTTTGGGCCATTGGTATTTGGTCTGTAGGTGCTTGTCTGCATGCATTTTGCGGAATTGCCACTTCAGGAATTATTACTGGTAACTGGTTTGTAGGATTTCATGGTTCAAAAGAAATAATCAGCGCCGTGAGCGATACTGCAATGGTCATCAATGTAAGTGTAGCTTTATTTATTTTTGCCCGTTTTGTTTTGGCAGTTGGGGAGGCAGGTAATTTTCCTGCTGCAATTAAAACAACTGCGGAATATTTCCCTAAAAAAGACAGGGCATTTGCAACTAGTATTTTTAATGCCGGTGCAACAGTAGGAGCTTTAGCAGCGCCAATTACAATTCCTTTTATAGCAAAATCTTTTGGTTGGGAAATGTCTTTTATTATCATTGGAGCTTTAGGATTTATCTGGATGGGATTCTGGATGTTTATGTATGATAAGCCTGAAAAACATGCAAGAGTAACGGCAGATGAACTAGCCTATATTCAGCAGGATGATATTGCCGACAGTAAATTAGAAGGTTATGTTCCCGAAACCAGTTCAAAAGTGTCTTTGATGGAATGTTTTAAATACAAGCAAACCTGGGCTTTTGCATTTGGAAAGTTTATGACAGACGGGGTTTGGTGGTTCTTTTTATTCTGGACTCCGGCTTATTTAAGTTCAGTTTATAATATGGATTCTACACAAGCCGCTCTGCCATTGTTTGTACTTTATATGATTACATTATTGTCGATTATTGGAGGCTGGTTGCCAACCTATTTTGTTGAAAAGAAAGGAATGAATCCTTATGAAGGAAGAATGAGAGCCATGCTGATTTTTGCGTTTTTCCCTTTATTAGCATTGATTGCTCAGCCTTTAGGATATATAAGTTACTGGATTCCGGTGATCATTATCGGGATTGCAGGTGCGGCACATCAATCCTGGTCTGCAAATATTTTTACTACTGTAGGAGATATGTTTCCTAAAAAAGCAATTGCAACAATTACTGGTATTGGAGGTTTGGCGGGAGGAGTTGGATCAACTTTAATTAATAAGGGATCCGGAGTTTTGTTTGATCATGCAAAGGAAACAAACATGAGTTTTATGGGCTTTAAAGGAATTGAAGCGGGTTATTTTATCATATTTTCAATTTGTGCAGTTTGTTATTTAACGGGCTGGATTGTTATGAAATCACTTGTTCCTAAATACCGTCCGATTACAGATCTTTAA
- the kduI gene encoding 5-dehydro-4-deoxy-D-glucuronate isomerase, giving the protein MTKYSSRYASSPEAVKKYDTQQLREEFLIDDLMQEDEVVLVYSHYDRYIAGSAVPVKGDLALETIDPLKAPYFLERRELGIINVGGSGSVVVEGKTFELGFKDALYIGSGNKEVIFKSDDSKNPAKYYLNSAPAHTTHPTVKVSLAEANKLQLGTMETANHRTVNQMIIGSVVTTCQLQMGMTELRPGSVWNTMPAHVHDRRMEVYFYLDIPENQAVCHFMGQPQETRHIWMNNHQAVISPPWSIHSGSGTSNYTFIWGMAGENLDYGDMDVCKITDLR; this is encoded by the coding sequence ATGACAAAATATAGTTCAAGATACGCATCAAGTCCCGAAGCAGTTAAAAAATATGATACACAGCAATTGAGAGAAGAATTCTTAATTGATGATTTAATGCAGGAAGATGAAGTGGTTTTGGTTTATTCTCATTACGACAGATATATTGCCGGATCTGCAGTTCCTGTAAAAGGGGATTTGGCTTTAGAAACAATTGATCCGCTGAAAGCACCTTATTTTTTAGAGCGCAGAGAGTTAGGAATTATCAATGTTGGCGGGAGTGGTTCTGTTGTAGTCGAAGGAAAAACTTTTGAATTAGGATTTAAAGATGCTTTGTATATCGGAAGCGGAAATAAAGAAGTAATTTTTAAAAGCGATGACAGTAAAAATCCGGCTAAATATTATCTTAATTCTGCGCCGGCTCATACAACTCACCCAACGGTAAAAGTTAGTTTGGCAGAAGCAAATAAACTACAGTTAGGGACAATGGAAACTGCCAATCATCGCACCGTAAATCAAATGATTATTGGGAGTGTAGTAACTACTTGTCAATTACAAATGGGAATGACCGAATTAAGACCAGGAAGTGTTTGGAATACAATGCCAGCGCATGTTCACGATCGCAGAATGGAAGTTTATTTTTATTTAGACATTCCGGAGAATCAGGCTGTTTGTCACTTTATGGGACAGCCACAGGAAACCAGACACATCTGGATGAATAATCATCAGGCAGTAATTTCTCCACCGTGGTCAATTCACTCTGGTTCAGGAACTAGTAATTATACTTTTATCTGGGGAATGGCTGGTGAGAATCTGGATTATGGCGATATGGATGTTTGCAAAATTACGGACTTAAGATAA
- a CDS encoding gluconate 5-dehydrogenase: MTNLFDIKGKIALITGSTHGLGMAMAKGLGQAGATIVVNGNSSQQKIDDAVNELKSEGINAVGYKFNVTEEKEVIEAVQKIQNEVGPIDILINNAGIIKRIPLLEMEVADFREVIDIDLVSPFIVSKHVAKGMIERNQGKIINICSMMSELGRSTVSAYAAAKGGLKMLTKNMATEWAKHNIQINGIGPGYFATEQTKPIRVDGHPFNDFIISRTPAAKWGDPGDLAGAAIFLSSKASDFVNGHILYVDGGILATIGKPSNE, translated from the coding sequence ATGACAAATTTATTTGATATAAAAGGAAAAATTGCCCTTATAACAGGAAGTACACACGGACTTGGAATGGCAATGGCAAAAGGATTGGGTCAGGCAGGAGCGACGATAGTTGTAAATGGTAATTCTTCTCAGCAAAAAATAGATGATGCCGTAAATGAGCTTAAAAGCGAAGGAATTAATGCAGTTGGGTATAAGTTTAATGTAACGGAAGAAAAAGAAGTTATTGAGGCTGTTCAGAAAATTCAAAATGAAGTTGGGCCAATTGATATTTTAATTAACAACGCCGGCATTATTAAAAGAATTCCACTGCTAGAAATGGAAGTGGCAGATTTTAGAGAAGTAATTGATATTGATCTGGTTAGTCCGTTTATCGTTTCTAAACATGTTGCCAAAGGAATGATTGAAAGAAATCAGGGTAAAATTATTAATATCTGCTCTATGATGAGTGAGTTGGGCCGCAGTACTGTAAGCGCTTATGCAGCTGCCAAAGGCGGTTTGAAAATGCTGACCAAAAACATGGCAACAGAATGGGCAAAACATAATATCCAGATTAACGGAATTGGTCCGGGCTATTTTGCAACCGAACAAACAAAACCAATCAGAGTTGACGGACATCCTTTTAATGATTTTATTATCAGCAGAACGCCGGCAGCAAAATGGGGAGATCCAGGTGATTTGGCAGGAGCAGCTATATTTTTATCGTCTAAAGCTAGTGATTTTGTTAATGGGCATATTTTATATGTTGATGGCGGAATTCTTGCCACTATCGGTAAACCATCAAACGAATAA
- the uxaC gene encoding glucuronate isomerase: MSSNNNFINDNFLLENKYAEELYHNYSKNQPIIDYHNHLNPQFIAEDKIFDNITNVWINGDHYKWRAMRTLGINEQFVTGKGSDKDKFLNWAKTVPYTMRNPLYHWTHLELARYFDIYDLLNEKTAEKIYIETSEKINSQAYSTQNLLKKVNAELVCTTEDPIDSLEFHQKLSQNPIGTKMSTAFRPDKAILISNEGYNAYLDTLGDVSGIAIQTYSDLRSALKKRIEFFSANGCKLSDHGLDQIYFEDFTESEVAAIFKKKRENRVITPEEALKFQSAILLFLSETYHEFGWVQQFHLGALRNNNARMHRILGPDTGWDSIGDYPQAQKLSSFLNALDSKDKLTKTIIYNLNPADNEVMATMIGNFNDGSVRGKVQFGSGWWFLDQKDGMTKQLNALSNMGLISCFVGMLTDSRSFLSFPRHEYFRRILCNLLGDEIKRGELPNDMEWIGKLVSDISYHNAKEYFKF; the protein is encoded by the coding sequence ATGAGTTCAAATAACAATTTTATAAACGATAATTTTCTGCTTGAAAATAAATATGCTGAAGAGTTATATCATAATTATTCTAAAAATCAGCCTATCATAGATTACCACAATCATTTAAATCCTCAGTTTATTGCTGAAGATAAAATTTTTGATAACATAACAAATGTCTGGATTAATGGAGATCACTACAAATGGCGTGCAATGCGTACTTTGGGAATTAATGAGCAATTTGTAACAGGAAAAGGTTCAGATAAAGATAAATTTTTAAACTGGGCAAAAACAGTTCCGTATACCATGCGTAATCCATTGTATCACTGGACGCATTTAGAATTGGCGCGTTATTTTGATATTTATGATCTTTTGAATGAAAAAACAGCTGAGAAAATTTATATTGAAACTTCTGAGAAAATAAATTCTCAGGCATACAGTACACAAAACCTTCTTAAAAAAGTAAATGCTGAACTAGTTTGTACTACCGAAGATCCAATTGATAGTTTAGAATTTCATCAAAAACTGTCTCAGAATCCTATTGGAACTAAAATGAGTACAGCTTTCAGACCTGATAAAGCTATCCTTATTTCTAATGAAGGGTATAATGCCTATCTGGATACATTAGGGGATGTTTCCGGAATTGCAATTCAGACCTATTCTGATTTAAGAAGCGCATTAAAAAAGAGAATCGAATTTTTCTCTGCAAACGGTTGTAAATTAAGTGACCACGGATTAGATCAGATTTATTTTGAGGATTTTACAGAAAGTGAGGTAGCTGCAATTTTCAAAAAGAAAAGAGAAAACAGAGTTATTACACCAGAAGAAGCATTGAAATTCCAAAGTGCGATTTTATTATTCTTATCAGAGACTTATCATGAGTTTGGCTGGGTACAACAATTTCACTTAGGGGCGCTTCGTAATAACAATGCCCGCATGCATAGAATTTTGGGTCCGGATACAGGATGGGATTCTATTGGAGATTATCCTCAGGCGCAAAAGTTATCTTCTTTTCTAAATGCTTTAGACAGTAAAGACAAATTGACTAAAACAATTATTTACAATCTGAATCCTGCGGATAATGAAGTGATGGCGACAATGATTGGAAATTTCAACGACGGAAGTGTTCGCGGAAAAGTACAATTTGGATCTGGATGGTGGTTTTTAGATCAGAAAGATGGAATGACAAAACAATTAAATGCGCTTTCAAATATGGGCCTAATTAGCTGTTTTGTGGGAATGCTGACAGATTCACGCAGCTTTTTATCTTTTCCGAGACATGAATATTTCAGACGTATTTTATGTAATCTTTTAGGGGATGAAATTAAACGCGGAGAACTGCCAAATGATATGGAATGGATAGGAAAATTAGTTTCTGATATTTCATACCATAACGCAAAAGAATATTTTAAGTTTTAA
- a CDS encoding sugar kinase has protein sequence MSRVVAFGEIMLRLSTERHLRFSQAKAFGASYGGGEFNVCVSLANYGIDAEFVTRLPENEIGLSALKEMRKMNVESKNILYGGERLGIYFLETGAGTRGSNVVYDRAHSAMSTIEKGQIDWEKVLNGAEWFHWSGITPAISQSAAEACLEAIQTAHRLGIKISCDLNYRSKLWQYGKTPSEVMPEMLQYSNVILGDIDTAYFMLGIPKVNPNYQDEKSLPVLYTKLFDLIPNLQIAATTLRYSVSASHQRIGGILFDGKAIHSAAVKEVTPVVDRVGSGDAFMGGLIYGLLEYQNNNQRALDFAVAACCLKHTIAGDYNLVTLKEVENMIDGDGSALVSR, from the coding sequence ATGAGTAGAGTAGTTGCATTTGGAGAAATCATGCTTCGTCTTTCGACAGAGAGACATTTACGTTTTTCGCAAGCAAAAGCATTTGGAGCTTCGTACGGAGGAGGGGAGTTTAATGTTTGTGTATCTCTGGCAAATTATGGTATAGATGCTGAGTTTGTTACCAGATTACCCGAAAATGAAATTGGATTATCGGCATTAAAGGAAATGCGAAAAATGAACGTTGAGTCCAAAAATATTCTTTATGGAGGAGAGCGTTTAGGAATCTATTTTCTGGAAACTGGTGCCGGAACCCGAGGAAGCAATGTTGTTTACGATCGTGCTCACAGCGCAATGTCAACTATTGAAAAAGGTCAGATTGACTGGGAAAAAGTCTTGAATGGCGCTGAATGGTTTCACTGGAGCGGCATTACACCGGCAATTTCTCAAAGTGCGGCAGAGGCCTGTTTAGAAGCTATCCAAACGGCTCATAGATTAGGAATTAAAATTTCATGCGATTTAAATTACAGATCAAAACTATGGCAATATGGTAAAACACCAAGTGAAGTAATGCCAGAAATGCTACAGTACAGCAATGTTATTTTAGGAGATATTGATACAGCTTATTTTATGCTGGGAATTCCTAAAGTAAATCCAAATTATCAGGATGAAAAATCACTTCCCGTTTTATATACTAAACTGTTTGATTTGATTCCGAATCTGCAAATAGCGGCAACCACACTTCGTTATTCTGTTAGTGCCTCACATCAGAGAATTGGAGGGATTTTATTTGACGGAAAAGCAATTCATAGTGCAGCAGTTAAAGAAGTTACTCCGGTCGTAGACCGTGTAGGAAGTGGAGACGCTTTTATGGGGGGATTAATTTACGGTTTGCTGGAATATCAGAATAATAACCAAAGAGCATTAGATTTTGCAGTTGCAGCATGTTGTTTAAAACATACGATTGCAGGGGATTACAATCTGGTTACATTAAAAGAAGTTGAAAATATGATTGATGGTGATGGTTCTGCATTAGTATCAAGATAA
- a CDS encoding bifunctional 4-hydroxy-2-oxoglutarate aldolase/2-dehydro-3-deoxy-phosphogluconate aldolase, with product MAKYSRIEVASTMKENGMVPLFFHSDIELSKKVLKACYDGGSRLMEFTSRGDFAHEVFGALNKYALAELPGMMLGVGSITDAASASLYMSLGANFIVTPVFREDIAIACNRRKVLWSPGCGTLTEIARAEELGCEIVKLFPGDIYGPEFIKAIKGPCPWTSIMPTGGVLPTVESLTSWFNAGAFCVGIGSQLISKDILDNKDFDGLQKKVSQVLDIIKNIKK from the coding sequence ATGGCAAAATATTCAAGGATTGAAGTTGCTTCGACAATGAAAGAGAACGGTATGGTTCCGTTGTTCTTTCATTCTGACATCGAATTAAGTAAAAAAGTTTTAAAAGCGTGTTACGACGGTGGCTCCAGATTGATGGAGTTTACCAGCAGAGGTGATTTTGCACATGAAGTTTTTGGAGCTCTAAACAAATATGCTTTGGCAGAATTGCCAGGAATGATGTTAGGAGTTGGTTCTATTACAGATGCTGCTTCAGCTTCGTTATATATGAGTTTAGGGGCAAATTTTATTGTAACTCCTGTTTTTAGAGAAGACATTGCAATTGCCTGTAACAGACGTAAAGTACTGTGGTCTCCAGGCTGCGGAACACTTACAGAAATTGCCAGAGCCGAAGAATTAGGCTGTGAAATTGTAAAATTATTTCCGGGTGATATTTATGGACCGGAATTTATAAAAGCAATAAAAGGACCTTGCCCGTGGACGAGTATAATGCCTACAGGAGGTGTTTTACCAACTGTTGAAAGTTTAACTTCCTGGTTTAATGCAGGTGCATTTTGTGTAGGGATCGGGTCACAATTAATTTCGAAAGATATACTTGATAATAAAGACTTTGATGGTTTACAAAAAAAGGTTAGCCAGGTTTTGGATATCATAAAAAATATTAAAAAATAA
- a CDS encoding tagaturonate reductase, giving the protein MEKINRSNTAFSQKLPVKIVQFGEGNFLRAFVEYAFQKLNNEADFNAGIAVVQPIDKGLVKMINDQDGLYTLFMKGVKKGEEIQEKELITNIVKAVDPYASFQEFLALAKEEELAFIISNTTEAGIEYIQSDLPTMQPPVSFPAKLTVLLHERFKYFNGDKSKALTIIPCELINYNSDTLKEIVLKYCADWNLEPAFKTWLTEDCSFHNTLVDRIVPGYPKDQIEEYNSQLTYKDDLIVSAESFFLWVIEGDEKLKTKLPFEKTDLDVKIVADMQPYRTRKVRILNGAHTAMVPFSLLYGNETVKETVDNAFTGEFVNKAVFDEINETLNMDRAELASFSEEILDRFRNPFIKHLLSSIALNSISKFKVRVLPSLTGYIDVHHKLPVHLTFAFASLIRFYKGTWRGESLPVNDSEDITSFFNGLWTSDDYNKIARLTLQNKSFWDEDLTAIPSLTDAIAKALEEIDANGVEQGFVNFKKYLN; this is encoded by the coding sequence ATGGAAAAAATAAATAGATCAAATACAGCATTTTCACAGAAACTTCCGGTAAAAATTGTACAATTTGGAGAAGGTAATTTTTTAAGAGCTTTTGTAGAATATGCTTTTCAAAAATTAAATAATGAAGCTGATTTTAATGCTGGAATAGCAGTTGTACAGCCTATAGACAAAGGTTTGGTAAAGATGATTAATGATCAGGATGGCCTTTATACCTTATTCATGAAAGGAGTTAAAAAAGGCGAAGAGATTCAGGAAAAAGAGTTGATTACCAATATTGTAAAGGCAGTAGATCCTTATGCTTCTTTTCAGGAATTTTTGGCTTTGGCAAAAGAAGAAGAACTGGCTTTTATTATATCAAATACAACAGAAGCAGGTATCGAGTATATTCAGTCTGATTTGCCTACGATGCAGCCTCCGGTTTCTTTTCCGGCAAAATTAACGGTACTTTTGCATGAAAGATTTAAATATTTTAATGGCGATAAATCTAAGGCTCTAACAATTATTCCTTGTGAGTTAATTAATTATAACTCTGATACTTTAAAGGAAATTGTTTTGAAATATTGTGCAGATTGGAATCTGGAACCAGCATTTAAAACGTGGTTAACAGAGGACTGTTCTTTTCATAATACTTTAGTAGACAGAATTGTTCCGGGATATCCAAAAGATCAGATAGAAGAATACAATAGTCAGCTTACTTATAAAGATGATTTAATCGTAAGTGCCGAAAGTTTCTTTTTATGGGTGATTGAAGGTGATGAGAAATTAAAAACAAAACTTCCTTTTGAAAAAACAGATTTAGATGTAAAAATTGTGGCAGATATGCAGCCATATCGTACCCGTAAAGTTAGAATTCTAAATGGTGCACACACTGCAATGGTGCCGTTTTCATTGCTTTATGGAAATGAAACTGTAAAAGAAACTGTTGATAATGCATTCACAGGAGAATTCGTGAATAAAGCAGTTTTTGATGAAATCAATGAGACGTTAAACATGGACAGAGCAGAACTGGCTAGTTTTTCTGAAGAAATATTAGACCGTTTTAGAAATCCGTTTATCAAACACTTATTGTCTTCTATTGCCTTAAACTCAATTTCTAAATTCAAAGTGCGTGTATTGCCTAGTTTAACTGGTTACATTGATGTACATCATAAATTACCGGTGCATTTAACTTTTGCATTTGCCAGTCTAATCCGTTTCTATAAAGGAACTTGGAGAGGAGAAAGTTTACCGGTTAATGACAGTGAAGATATTACATCTTTCTTCAACGGACTCTGGACATCAGATGATTACAATAAAATAGCGCGACTTACTTTGCAAAATAAAAGTTTCTGGGATGAGGATTTAACTGCAATTCCTTCTCTGACAGATGCGATTGCAAAAGCATTGGAAGAAATTGATGCAAACGGCGTAGAGCAAGGTTTCGTCAATTTTAAAAAATATTTAAATTAA